In Desulfoplanes formicivorans, a genomic segment contains:
- a CDS encoding aminopeptidase has translation MEPKMKCDPKSCWEIFDTSSHRKAMEEICARYRTFLSTCKTEREVVAWGRKILRERGFSEDFLQDLVMRNHRGKTLFMARRGKRPLSEGIRLVGSHADSPRLDFKQHPLYQSCEVGLAKTHYYGGIKKYQWFSRPLALHGVVAKTNGETVHIAIGDDPEDPVFAIADLLPHLSQKQADKKVSEAFEAEKMNIYLGHAPLEQKGTSECQKEDEPIKNHILALLGKKYGIVEEDLYSAEIQAVPAGPAREVGLDRSMIGSYGQDDRICVFTSMEAFLSSEEQPEYTQVVLVWDKEEIGSDGSTGAQSLFFEYCMRDLIDAWEPETKFRHVMQVTKALSSDVHAAMDPDYQDVHEKLNASKLGYGPVFCKFTGHRGKYGANDAHAEYVAWLRKILNQAGIPWQMAELGKVDQGGGGTVAKYLAIYGMDIIDFGPGVLAMHSPFEISSKMDVYATVLAYRTFLKN, from the coding sequence ATGGAACCGAAGATGAAATGCGATCCCAAGAGCTGTTGGGAAATTTTTGATACCTCCTCCCACCGCAAGGCCATGGAGGAGATCTGTGCCAGGTACCGGACCTTTTTGTCCACGTGCAAGACCGAGCGCGAAGTGGTTGCCTGGGGCCGGAAGATTCTCAGGGAAAGGGGATTTTCCGAGGATTTTTTACAGGATCTGGTTATGCGCAATCATCGGGGCAAGACCCTGTTCATGGCCCGTCGGGGCAAGCGCCCCCTGTCCGAGGGCATTCGTCTGGTGGGGTCCCATGCGGACAGCCCCCGCCTGGATTTCAAACAGCACCCACTTTATCAGTCATGCGAAGTGGGCCTGGCCAAGACCCATTATTACGGGGGGATCAAGAAATACCAGTGGTTTTCCCGGCCCCTTGCCCTGCATGGCGTGGTGGCCAAGACCAATGGGGAAACCGTGCACATTGCCATTGGCGATGATCCCGAAGATCCGGTGTTTGCCATTGCCGATCTGCTTCCCCACCTTTCCCAGAAGCAGGCGGACAAAAAGGTCAGTGAGGCCTTTGAGGCCGAAAAGATGAACATTTATCTGGGCCATGCCCCCCTCGAACAAAAGGGAACATCCGAGTGCCAAAAAGAGGATGAGCCCATCAAGAACCACATCCTTGCCCTGCTGGGCAAGAAGTACGGCATTGTGGAAGAAGACCTGTACAGCGCTGAAATCCAGGCCGTGCCTGCAGGACCGGCACGGGAAGTTGGTCTGGATCGATCCATGATCGGCAGCTATGGTCAGGATGATCGCATCTGTGTGTTTACGTCCATGGAGGCCTTTCTGTCGTCTGAAGAACAGCCTGAATACACCCAGGTGGTTCTTGTGTGGGACAAGGAGGAGATCGGTTCTGACGGTTCCACCGGAGCCCAATCCCTTTTCTTCGAGTATTGCATGAGGGATTTAATCGATGCCTGGGAACCCGAGACCAAATTCCGCCATGTCATGCAGGTCACCAAGGCCCTGTCTTCGGACGTTCATGCGGCCATGGATCCGGATTACCAGGATGTGCATGAAAAACTCAACGCCTCAAAGCTGGGATATGGTCCGGTGTTCTGTAAGTTCACCGGTCACAGGGGGAAATACGGAGCCAATGACGCCCATGCCGAATACGTGGCCTGGCTCAGAAAGATCCTCAACCAGGCCGGCATTCCCTGGCAGATGGCCGAACTGGGCAAGGTCGACCAGGGCGGCGGGGGAACCGTGGCCAAATACCTGGCCATCTACGGCATGGACATCATCGATTTCGGCCCCGGTGTTCTGGCCATGCACAGCCCTTTTGAGATTTCCAGCAAGATGGACGTCTACGCGACCGTGCTGGCCTACAGGACGTTTTTGAAAAATTGA